Proteins from a single region of Pungitius pungitius chromosome 4, fPunPun2.1, whole genome shotgun sequence:
- the qser1 gene encoding glutamine and serine-rich protein 1 isoform X1, with protein MMDTNYPTSSFADALAPPAQTVASWAYDRSAVSAKPSSSYGAAHLDAELLQRQSYANNQQLPTYTTSPLPATAGTLDSSSNSSETSIMSFLSAMEPRSLQAGPVGASLLPPFRPPSWPTGTNSTTELYLTGALPSTATFPSPAALSSYQHPGAYPSRSYAANPSLALQDPAFSTSTNGLFSHHDPLIHLKSSQSLLPTALAFNHLSTPALGSALPVQSSTYRSAQESAPHLLQPQFSLLPSALPAPHGAQHPYGAAVFSGSIERALQRECSVIKHHQRPSSSHDASEHLANAEHPLQGYFGSGSDGDVSYQQDPSRQTPVSCSPSPGADSSQGAHRAPQPKTDSVTLAYSSTSVPKAKDCSSKLAQQPSGDDEGHEHPRKPTGGSPDQYSSPGQKQNSMIANQQSVQLSSLMSSSLCQTYIPPQAQSQPPHSTSDKHSPLYKTLPSLSSQSDVSSVGQTLVYSSSPRMSHEQEIQYGAQVQGLCQGNLSESYPTLHSQGAPNVTFTSQGQGLVTQNYSTGPSLISSYAPTCVRSLPTSSSSQDYTLMQASVGGKTHDTLSQQQTQAHKYVLSTPLPTYSPAQALQNNIRSSIQDIKPTYEKHKLGELPIQDLDALQQASMEDSAAASNMSAHNNVIYVVSKMDDNHKTQSVIRSYSRSDDQLLGLVHANTEQIKDERMGSLSHQHIHLSSANAQENANTKTTNSSIIASHVPLSSAQLKQHPLQLKSPEPHHQIPQNHTQSQSQTPAAHTQFITIPSALLEPNQMILLQQQLVHHSPTPSKVVSVQGIQRSQDLGPVHVQYLQMGRELLGPSVTETLRQQGPAASEQSSGCPDDSKHHYSQSANQQPNDAKNHFALNSICFPDSMLLADDRNILSNVDDILAATVAACGVTPQDFVKATSSAEADMAVMASPVDSKGHFQTVDIRHMSPSFSSAQQAIMTNTMTLNDVQMATSCHGQPVHHSSSELDANGDGGSSENGYHLAGQVYDPPAPQSRVKRNAKGVKAEDGLVECQGGDDFPKKKARPKSSTKPVGPEEDCGQVRQTKRSGQAKRQNSRGSEGSSPSASQAAFDGCPQQERIRQKIREVEEKQPEVKTGFIGSFLDFIKSGPKHQYSPSPTRTINRPRKPCTTAKPPACPLPPLHTNLQTLPGPSIPPESHGVSIQQKRLDEDLQKNLETLPSFSSDEEENTGKNQALRNSISSALSALDESSDRKTRADNPMPGLMLKTVQVPTMPLVVTNTGLSRFTTPPQTTNAVAAPTAFVSKEESKETPPGQLAVQLTSVAIEGLTDEELSDSGGEGMYRERDEFVVRNEDIENLKVTMRAGSEPPAIWKVQKALLQKFVPEVRDGRRVFSATNSYLGYFGDAKTMYHRVYVKFLDTVNKREYVRVCSRKPRCKPMNSLRGVQVKTLLGLTADPSLVSQSQKARPKQVKPRAEPPPKKRRKWKEELSPHASGSSAEDAELDPPVPFASRLLNTRTMKETFRSFVELLISIALDEDVMTALERANDEFLLPQMKRVDGMISDNRKRLLHKLHIGQVLKTALDSFPEIAVVTELTKDGETPAFKVRLSGKAYNKKTMKPYKMLNKVPQEYTVEQEKTQWFSLYHSLQHYKYHTYLMCKDEIASMRVQSLDVGQEETVQKCLQNGAWVEGLFDRFGELINQVQQACR; from the exons ATGATGGACACGAACTACCCGACCTCCAGCTTTGCGGACGCGCTGGCTCCACCAGCGCAGACCGTAGCTTCTTGGGCCTATGACCGCAGCGCGGTCAGTGCCAAGCCGAG TTCCAGTTATGGCGCAGCACACCTTGATGCAGAGCTCCTCCAGAGGCAAAGCTACGCTAATAACCAGCAGCTTCCCACCTACACCACGTCGCCCCTTCCTGCGACAGCAG GAACACTTGACTCGAGCAGTAATTCTTCTGAGACCTCAATCATGAGCTTCCTGTCAGCCATGGAGCCAAGAAGCCTTCAGGCTGGTCCTGTCGGTGCCTCGCTGCTTCCGCCTTTTAGACCCCCATCATGGCCTACCG GTACCAACTCCACCACAGAGCTGTATTTGACTGGTGCCCTGCCTTCTACTGCCACTTTCCCGTCTCCTGCCGCCCTGTCGTCATACCAGCACCCTGGTGCCTACCCTTCCCGGAGTTACGCTGCCAACCCATCCTTGGCTCTCCAGGATCCTGCCTTCAGCACTTCCACCAATGGCCTGTTCTCTCACCACGACCCCCTCATCCATCTCAAGTCGAGCCAGTCTCTGCTTCCCACTGCGCTGGCCTTCAATCACCTCTCCACCCCGGCGTTGGGTTCGGCTCTGCCCGTCCAGTCCTCGACCTACCGATCAGCTCAGGAGTCAGCCCCCCACCTCCTACAACCCCAGTTCAGCCTGCTGCCCTCTGCCCTGCCCGCCCCTCACGGTGCTCAACACCCCTATGGGGCCGCGGTTTTCTCCGGCTCTATTGAGAGAGCTCTTCAGCGTGAATGTAGTGTGATCAAGCACCACCAGAGGCCTTCCAGCAGCCACGACGCCTCGGAGCATTTGGCCAATGCAGAGCACCCCTTGCAAGGGTACTTTGGCTCTGGCAGTGACGGGGACGTGTCCTACCAGCAGGACCCCTCCCGTCAGACCCCTGTGTCCTGCAGCCCTTCCCCGGGAGCCGATTCCTCCCAAGGGGCCCATCGGGCGCCCCAACCCAAAACAGACTCCGTAACTCTAGCGTATTCGTCCACGTCTGTGCCGAAAGCGAAGGACTGCTCTTCTAAGCTAGCTCAACAGCCGAGTGGGGATGACGAGGGTCACGAGCACCCTCGAAAGCCGACTGGAGGTTCCCCCGACCAGTACTCCTCCCCAGGACAGAAGCAGAACTCTATGATTGCTAATCAGCAGTCAGTCCAGCTGTCCAGCCTGATGTCCAGTAGTCTGTGTCAAACCTATATCCCCCCACAAGCCCAGTCACAGCCCCCCCATTCGACCTCTGACAAACATTCTCCCCTTTACAAGACTCTACCTTCCCTCTCCAGCCAGTCTGACGTGTCATCTGTTGGTCAGACGCTTGTTTACTCCTCCAGTCCCAGGATGAGCCATGAGCAGGAGATCCAGTATGGAGCCCAGGTCCAGGGCTTGTGTCAGGGGAATCTCTCAGAGAGCTACCCCACATTGCACTCTCAGGGTGCCCCCAATGTGACTTTTACATCTCAGGGGCAAGGTTTGGTGACTCAGAACTATTCCACAGGACCATCGCTCATATCCTCCTACGCACCGACATGCGTGCGGAGTCTCCCCACATCAAGTTCCTCGCAGGACTACACCCTCATGCAAGCGTCAGTGGGAGGTAAAACACATGACACGCTTTCCCAGCAGCAGACACAGGCCCATAAATATGTTTTGTCCACGCCGTTGCCTACCTACTCACCCGCTCAAGCCTTACAGAATAACATCAGATCCTCAATACAGGACATAAAGCCAACATATGAGAAACACAAACTTGGAGAGCTTCCGATCCAGGACTTAGATGCTCTCCAGCAGGCATCAATGGAAGATTCTGCAGCAGCTAGTAATATGTCTGCTCACAACAATGTCATCTATGTAGTTTCGAAAATGGACGATAATCACAAAACGCAGAGCGTTATCCGAAGTTATTCAAGGTCTGACGACCAGCTCCTGGGACTAGTTCATGCAAACACGGAGCAGATAAAGGATGAAAGGATGGGTTCCCTGAGCCATCAGCACATCCATCTCAGCAGTGCCAATGCTCAGGAAAATGCCAACACAAAAACTACAAACTCCAGTATTATAGCCTCACATGTACCACTTAGCTCAGCGCAGCTCAAACAGCACCCTCTCCAGCTCAAATCTCCAGAGCCGCATCATCAAATCCCCCAGAATCACACCCAGTCTCAGAGCCAGACCCCAGCGGCCCACACCCAATTCATCACCATCCCCAGCGCCCTCCTCGAACCCAACCAGATGATTctactccagcagcagcttgtccACCATAGTCCAACCCCTTCAAAGGTGGTGTCAGTTCAGGGTATCCAACGGAGCCAAGATCTGGGCCCTGTTCATGTGCAGTATCTTCAGATGGGCCGTGAACTCCTGGGCCCCAGTGTCACCGAAACCCTCAGACAGCAGGGCCCCGCCGCGTCTGAACAGAGCTCAGGATGCCCCGATGACTCCAAACACCACTACAGCCAGTCGGCAAATCAGCAACCAAACGATGCCAAGAaccactttgctctcaactccaTTTGTTTCCCCGATTCGATGCTACTCGCAGATGACCGAAATATTCTGTCGAACGTGGACGACATCCTGGCTGCCACGGTGGCGGCCTGCGGCGTCACACCGCAAGACTTTGTCAAAGCCACATCCTCCGCTGAGGCGGACATGGCAGTGATGGCGAGTCCCGTCGATTCCAAGGGCCACTTCCAGACTGTGGATATAAGGCACATGTCCCCCAGTTTCTCCTCGGCACAACAGGCCATCATGACCAACACCATGACACTAAATGACGTTCAGATGGCCACAAGCTGCCATGGGCAGCCCGTCCACCACAGTAGCTCTGAGCTGGACGCCAATGGAGATGGAGGAAGCTCTGAGAACGGCTATCACCTGGCAGGGCAGGTGTACGACCCGCCGGCTCCCCAGAGCCGAGTCAAAAGGAACGCAAAGGGTGTTAAGGCCGAGGACGGCCTCGTGGAGTGCCAGGGTGGTGACGACTTTCCAAAAAAGAAGGCTCGCCCTAAGTCCTCGACCAAACCCGTCGGTCCGGAGGAGGACTGTGGACAGGTTAGACAGACCAAGCGCAGCGGGCAGGCGAAGCGGCAGAACTCCAGGGGCAGTGAGGGCAGCTCGCCCTCTGCCTCCCAGGCGGCGTTTGATGGCTGCCCGCAGCAGGAGAGGATCAGACAGAAGATCAGAGAAGTTGAAGAGAAACAGCCAGAGGTCAAAACCGGCTTCATTGGCTCCTTCCTCGACTTCATCAAATCTGGCCCCAAACATCAATACTCTCCAAGTCCTACGCGGACGATTAATCGCCCCAGAAAGCCCTGCACCACCGCCAAACCACCGGCGTGTCCGCTGCCTCCTTTGCACACCAACCTGCAGACTCTGCCCGGGCCCTCGATTCCCCCGGAGAGCCACGGAGTGAGCATCCAACAGAAGCGTCTGGATGAGGATTTGCAGAAGAACTTGGAGACTCTGCCGTCGTTCAGCTCCGATGAAGAGGAGAACACTGGGAAGAACCAGGCCCTGAGGAACAGCATCAGCTCAGCGCTTTCAGCTCTGGATGAGTCTTCGGATCGGAAAACCAGAGCCG ataACCCGATGCCCGGTTTGATGCTGAAAACGGTCCAAGTTCCCACCATGCCTCTCGTCGTTACCAACACCGGTTTGTCACGGTTCACCACACCCCCACAGACGACCAACGCCGTCGCAGCGCCAACCGCGTTCGTGTCCAAAGAGGAGTCTAAAGAGACCCCCCCGGGCCAGTTGGCCGTGCAGTTGACGAGTGTGGCCATCGAGGGGCTCACCGACGAGGAGCTGTCGGACAGCGGCGGCGAGGGAATGTACAGGGAGAGAGACGAGTTTGTTGTCCGCAACGAAGACATCGAAAACCTGAAG GTCACGATGAGAGCAGGTAGTGAGCCTCCAGCCATCTGGAAAGTGCAGaaggctctgctgcagaaatTTGTGCCCGAGGTGAGAGATGGGAGGAGAGTCTTCTCAGCCACCAACAGT TATCTTGGATACTTTGGCGATGCCAAGACCATGTACCACAGGGTGTATGTGAAGTTCTTGGACACGGTAAACAAGAGGGAGTATGTTCGCGTTTGCAGTCGGAAGCCGCGCTGCAAGCCCATGAACTCGCTACG GGGTGTTCAGGTGAAAACATTGCTCGGCCTGACAGCCGACCCCTCCTTGGTGTCCCAAAGCCAAAAGGCTCGACCCAAACAAGTCAAGCCCAGGGCAGAGCCCCCACctaagaagaggaggaaatggaaGGAGGAGCTTTCCCCTCACGCCTCGGGATCATCTGCTGAAGATGCAG AACTAGACCCCCCAGTGCCCTTTGCGTCACGGTTACTCAACACGAGGACCATGAAGGAGACATTCAGGAGCTTTGTGGAACTGCTCATCAGCATTGCCTTAGATGAAGATGTAATGACAGCACTTGAGAGGGCAAACG ATGAGTTTCTGCTGCCACAGATGAAAAGAGTGGACGGGATGATCAGTGACAACAGGAAACGCCTGCTTCACAAACTGCACATAGGGCAGGTCCTAAAG ACGGCTCTCGACAGCTTCCCAGAGATTGCAGTTGTGACCGAACTTACGAAGGATGGGGAAACCCCGGCCTTTAAGGTGCGTCTCAGTGGGAAGGCCTACAACAAGAAAACCATGAAGCCCTACAAGATGCTGAACAAAGTGCCTCAG GAGTATACAGTGGAGCAGGAGAAAACTCAGTGGTTCTCTCTGTACCACTCTTTGCAGCATTACAAGTACCACACGTACCTCATGTGCAAGGACGAG ATAGCATCTATGCGGGTGCAGTCATTGGACGTGGGGCAGGAGGAGACGGTTCAGAAGTGTCTGCAGAACGGAGCGTGGGTAGAGGGGCTCTTCGACCGCTTCGGAGAGCTGATCAATCAAGTGCAGCAGGCCTGCCGGTGA
- the qser1 gene encoding glutamine and serine-rich protein 1 isoform X3, translating into MSFLSAMEPRSLQAGPVGASLLPPFRPPSWPTGTNSTTELYLTGALPSTATFPSPAALSSYQHPGAYPSRSYAANPSLALQDPAFSTSTNGLFSHHDPLIHLKSSQSLLPTALAFNHLSTPALGSALPVQSSTYRSAQESAPHLLQPQFSLLPSALPAPHGAQHPYGAAVFSGSIERALQRECSVIKHHQRPSSSHDASEHLANAEHPLQGYFGSGSDGDVSYQQDPSRQTPVSCSPSPGADSSQGAHRAPQPKTDSVTLAYSSTSVPKAKDCSSKLAQQPSGDDEGHEHPRKPTGGSPDQYSSPGQKQNSMIANQQSVQLSSLMSSSLCQTYIPPQAQSQPPHSTSDKHSPLYKTLPSLSSQSDVSSVGQTLVYSSSPRMSHEQEIQYGAQVQGLCQGNLSESYPTLHSQGAPNVTFTSQGQGLVTQNYSTGPSLISSYAPTCVRSLPTSSSSQDYTLMQASVGGKTHDTLSQQQTQAHKYVLSTPLPTYSPAQALQNNIRSSIQDIKPTYEKHKLGELPIQDLDALQQASMEDSAAASNMSAHNNVIYVVSKMDDNHKTQSVIRSYSRSDDQLLGLVHANTEQIKDERMGSLSHQHIHLSSANAQENANTKTTNSSIIASHVPLSSAQLKQHPLQLKSPEPHHQIPQNHTQSQSQTPAAHTQFITIPSALLEPNQMILLQQQLVHHSPTPSKVVSVQGIQRSQDLGPVHVQYLQMGRELLGPSVTETLRQQGPAASEQSSGCPDDSKHHYSQSANQQPNDAKNHFALNSICFPDSMLLADDRNILSNVDDILAATVAACGVTPQDFVKATSSAEADMAVMASPVDSKGHFQTVDIRHMSPSFSSAQQAIMTNTMTLNDVQMATSCHGQPVHHSSSELDANGDGGSSENGYHLAGQVYDPPAPQSRVKRNAKGVKAEDGLVECQGGDDFPKKKARPKSSTKPVGPEEDCGQVRQTKRSGQAKRQNSRGSEGSSPSASQAAFDGCPQQERIRQKIREVEEKQPEVKTGFIGSFLDFIKSGPKHQYSPSPTRTINRPRKPCTTAKPPACPLPPLHTNLQTLPGPSIPPESHGVSIQQKRLDEDLQKNLETLPSFSSDEEENTGKNQALRNSISSALSALDESSDRKTRADNPMPGLMLKTVQVPTMPLVVTNTGLSRFTTPPQTTNAVAAPTAFVSKEESKETPPGQLAVQLTSVAIEGLTDEELSDSGGEGMYRERDEFVVRNEDIENLKVTMRAGSEPPAIWKVQKALLQKFVPEVRDGRRVFSATNSYLGYFGDAKTMYHRVYVKFLDTVNKREYVRVCSRKPRCKPMNSLRGVQVKTLLGLTADPSLVSQSQKARPKQVKPRAEPPPKKRRKWKEELSPHASGSSAEDAELDPPVPFASRLLNTRTMKETFRSFVELLISIALDEDVMTALERANDEFLLPQMKRVDGMISDNRKRLLHKLHIGQVLKTALDSFPEIAVVTELTKDGETPAFKVRLSGKAYNKKTMKPYKMLNKVPQEYTVEQEKTQWFSLYHSLQHYKYHTYLMCKDEIASMRVQSLDVGQEETVQKCLQNGAWVEGLFDRFGELINQVQQACR; encoded by the exons ATGAGCTTCCTGTCAGCCATGGAGCCAAGAAGCCTTCAGGCTGGTCCTGTCGGTGCCTCGCTGCTTCCGCCTTTTAGACCCCCATCATGGCCTACCG GTACCAACTCCACCACAGAGCTGTATTTGACTGGTGCCCTGCCTTCTACTGCCACTTTCCCGTCTCCTGCCGCCCTGTCGTCATACCAGCACCCTGGTGCCTACCCTTCCCGGAGTTACGCTGCCAACCCATCCTTGGCTCTCCAGGATCCTGCCTTCAGCACTTCCACCAATGGCCTGTTCTCTCACCACGACCCCCTCATCCATCTCAAGTCGAGCCAGTCTCTGCTTCCCACTGCGCTGGCCTTCAATCACCTCTCCACCCCGGCGTTGGGTTCGGCTCTGCCCGTCCAGTCCTCGACCTACCGATCAGCTCAGGAGTCAGCCCCCCACCTCCTACAACCCCAGTTCAGCCTGCTGCCCTCTGCCCTGCCCGCCCCTCACGGTGCTCAACACCCCTATGGGGCCGCGGTTTTCTCCGGCTCTATTGAGAGAGCTCTTCAGCGTGAATGTAGTGTGATCAAGCACCACCAGAGGCCTTCCAGCAGCCACGACGCCTCGGAGCATTTGGCCAATGCAGAGCACCCCTTGCAAGGGTACTTTGGCTCTGGCAGTGACGGGGACGTGTCCTACCAGCAGGACCCCTCCCGTCAGACCCCTGTGTCCTGCAGCCCTTCCCCGGGAGCCGATTCCTCCCAAGGGGCCCATCGGGCGCCCCAACCCAAAACAGACTCCGTAACTCTAGCGTATTCGTCCACGTCTGTGCCGAAAGCGAAGGACTGCTCTTCTAAGCTAGCTCAACAGCCGAGTGGGGATGACGAGGGTCACGAGCACCCTCGAAAGCCGACTGGAGGTTCCCCCGACCAGTACTCCTCCCCAGGACAGAAGCAGAACTCTATGATTGCTAATCAGCAGTCAGTCCAGCTGTCCAGCCTGATGTCCAGTAGTCTGTGTCAAACCTATATCCCCCCACAAGCCCAGTCACAGCCCCCCCATTCGACCTCTGACAAACATTCTCCCCTTTACAAGACTCTACCTTCCCTCTCCAGCCAGTCTGACGTGTCATCTGTTGGTCAGACGCTTGTTTACTCCTCCAGTCCCAGGATGAGCCATGAGCAGGAGATCCAGTATGGAGCCCAGGTCCAGGGCTTGTGTCAGGGGAATCTCTCAGAGAGCTACCCCACATTGCACTCTCAGGGTGCCCCCAATGTGACTTTTACATCTCAGGGGCAAGGTTTGGTGACTCAGAACTATTCCACAGGACCATCGCTCATATCCTCCTACGCACCGACATGCGTGCGGAGTCTCCCCACATCAAGTTCCTCGCAGGACTACACCCTCATGCAAGCGTCAGTGGGAGGTAAAACACATGACACGCTTTCCCAGCAGCAGACACAGGCCCATAAATATGTTTTGTCCACGCCGTTGCCTACCTACTCACCCGCTCAAGCCTTACAGAATAACATCAGATCCTCAATACAGGACATAAAGCCAACATATGAGAAACACAAACTTGGAGAGCTTCCGATCCAGGACTTAGATGCTCTCCAGCAGGCATCAATGGAAGATTCTGCAGCAGCTAGTAATATGTCTGCTCACAACAATGTCATCTATGTAGTTTCGAAAATGGACGATAATCACAAAACGCAGAGCGTTATCCGAAGTTATTCAAGGTCTGACGACCAGCTCCTGGGACTAGTTCATGCAAACACGGAGCAGATAAAGGATGAAAGGATGGGTTCCCTGAGCCATCAGCACATCCATCTCAGCAGTGCCAATGCTCAGGAAAATGCCAACACAAAAACTACAAACTCCAGTATTATAGCCTCACATGTACCACTTAGCTCAGCGCAGCTCAAACAGCACCCTCTCCAGCTCAAATCTCCAGAGCCGCATCATCAAATCCCCCAGAATCACACCCAGTCTCAGAGCCAGACCCCAGCGGCCCACACCCAATTCATCACCATCCCCAGCGCCCTCCTCGAACCCAACCAGATGATTctactccagcagcagcttgtccACCATAGTCCAACCCCTTCAAAGGTGGTGTCAGTTCAGGGTATCCAACGGAGCCAAGATCTGGGCCCTGTTCATGTGCAGTATCTTCAGATGGGCCGTGAACTCCTGGGCCCCAGTGTCACCGAAACCCTCAGACAGCAGGGCCCCGCCGCGTCTGAACAGAGCTCAGGATGCCCCGATGACTCCAAACACCACTACAGCCAGTCGGCAAATCAGCAACCAAACGATGCCAAGAaccactttgctctcaactccaTTTGTTTCCCCGATTCGATGCTACTCGCAGATGACCGAAATATTCTGTCGAACGTGGACGACATCCTGGCTGCCACGGTGGCGGCCTGCGGCGTCACACCGCAAGACTTTGTCAAAGCCACATCCTCCGCTGAGGCGGACATGGCAGTGATGGCGAGTCCCGTCGATTCCAAGGGCCACTTCCAGACTGTGGATATAAGGCACATGTCCCCCAGTTTCTCCTCGGCACAACAGGCCATCATGACCAACACCATGACACTAAATGACGTTCAGATGGCCACAAGCTGCCATGGGCAGCCCGTCCACCACAGTAGCTCTGAGCTGGACGCCAATGGAGATGGAGGAAGCTCTGAGAACGGCTATCACCTGGCAGGGCAGGTGTACGACCCGCCGGCTCCCCAGAGCCGAGTCAAAAGGAACGCAAAGGGTGTTAAGGCCGAGGACGGCCTCGTGGAGTGCCAGGGTGGTGACGACTTTCCAAAAAAGAAGGCTCGCCCTAAGTCCTCGACCAAACCCGTCGGTCCGGAGGAGGACTGTGGACAGGTTAGACAGACCAAGCGCAGCGGGCAGGCGAAGCGGCAGAACTCCAGGGGCAGTGAGGGCAGCTCGCCCTCTGCCTCCCAGGCGGCGTTTGATGGCTGCCCGCAGCAGGAGAGGATCAGACAGAAGATCAGAGAAGTTGAAGAGAAACAGCCAGAGGTCAAAACCGGCTTCATTGGCTCCTTCCTCGACTTCATCAAATCTGGCCCCAAACATCAATACTCTCCAAGTCCTACGCGGACGATTAATCGCCCCAGAAAGCCCTGCACCACCGCCAAACCACCGGCGTGTCCGCTGCCTCCTTTGCACACCAACCTGCAGACTCTGCCCGGGCCCTCGATTCCCCCGGAGAGCCACGGAGTGAGCATCCAACAGAAGCGTCTGGATGAGGATTTGCAGAAGAACTTGGAGACTCTGCCGTCGTTCAGCTCCGATGAAGAGGAGAACACTGGGAAGAACCAGGCCCTGAGGAACAGCATCAGCTCAGCGCTTTCAGCTCTGGATGAGTCTTCGGATCGGAAAACCAGAGCCG ataACCCGATGCCCGGTTTGATGCTGAAAACGGTCCAAGTTCCCACCATGCCTCTCGTCGTTACCAACACCGGTTTGTCACGGTTCACCACACCCCCACAGACGACCAACGCCGTCGCAGCGCCAACCGCGTTCGTGTCCAAAGAGGAGTCTAAAGAGACCCCCCCGGGCCAGTTGGCCGTGCAGTTGACGAGTGTGGCCATCGAGGGGCTCACCGACGAGGAGCTGTCGGACAGCGGCGGCGAGGGAATGTACAGGGAGAGAGACGAGTTTGTTGTCCGCAACGAAGACATCGAAAACCTGAAG GTCACGATGAGAGCAGGTAGTGAGCCTCCAGCCATCTGGAAAGTGCAGaaggctctgctgcagaaatTTGTGCCCGAGGTGAGAGATGGGAGGAGAGTCTTCTCAGCCACCAACAGT TATCTTGGATACTTTGGCGATGCCAAGACCATGTACCACAGGGTGTATGTGAAGTTCTTGGACACGGTAAACAAGAGGGAGTATGTTCGCGTTTGCAGTCGGAAGCCGCGCTGCAAGCCCATGAACTCGCTACG GGGTGTTCAGGTGAAAACATTGCTCGGCCTGACAGCCGACCCCTCCTTGGTGTCCCAAAGCCAAAAGGCTCGACCCAAACAAGTCAAGCCCAGGGCAGAGCCCCCACctaagaagaggaggaaatggaaGGAGGAGCTTTCCCCTCACGCCTCGGGATCATCTGCTGAAGATGCAG AACTAGACCCCCCAGTGCCCTTTGCGTCACGGTTACTCAACACGAGGACCATGAAGGAGACATTCAGGAGCTTTGTGGAACTGCTCATCAGCATTGCCTTAGATGAAGATGTAATGACAGCACTTGAGAGGGCAAACG ATGAGTTTCTGCTGCCACAGATGAAAAGAGTGGACGGGATGATCAGTGACAACAGGAAACGCCTGCTTCACAAACTGCACATAGGGCAGGTCCTAAAG ACGGCTCTCGACAGCTTCCCAGAGATTGCAGTTGTGACCGAACTTACGAAGGATGGGGAAACCCCGGCCTTTAAGGTGCGTCTCAGTGGGAAGGCCTACAACAAGAAAACCATGAAGCCCTACAAGATGCTGAACAAAGTGCCTCAG GAGTATACAGTGGAGCAGGAGAAAACTCAGTGGTTCTCTCTGTACCACTCTTTGCAGCATTACAAGTACCACACGTACCTCATGTGCAAGGACGAG ATAGCATCTATGCGGGTGCAGTCATTGGACGTGGGGCAGGAGGAGACGGTTCAGAAGTGTCTGCAGAACGGAGCGTGGGTAGAGGGGCTCTTCGACCGCTTCGGAGAGCTGATCAATCAAGTGCAGCAGGCCTGCCGGTGA